The following coding sequences lie in one Arachis stenosperma cultivar V10309 chromosome 5, arast.V10309.gnm1.PFL2, whole genome shotgun sequence genomic window:
- the LOC130981739 gene encoding protein DA1-related 1-like isoform X2: protein MGWLSKLLKGSNHRTSRGQYHGKYGEDRIWDNHHASVDDLNDVEKEDIDCAIALSLSEQDQKGKSVVEDDSQSEEDEQLCKVDDEEDEHTCTVQQQEEEHLDKVRPDEDDEHLSKDQLEEDEQLARAIQESLNIDSPPSPRYENDSIFQPLSNLFPPGYRICAGCKAEIGHGRFLSCMGAVWHPQCFRCNACNLPITDYEFSMSSNCPYHKSCYREQHHPRCDVCNNFIPTNSAGLIEYRAHPFWLQKYCPSHDRDGTPRCCSCERMEPRDAKYLLLDDGRKLCLECLDSSIMDTHECQPLYLEIQEFYEGLNMKVEQQVPMLLVERQALNEAMEGEKNGHHHLPETRGLCLSEEQTVTSISRRPKIGAGHRVVDMVTEPFRLIRRCEVTAILVLYGLPRLLTGSILAHEMMHAWLRLKGYPNLSPEVEEGICQVLAHMWLDSEIYSASGSDCSSSSSSSPSSSSSSSSSASSKKGKRSDFEKKLGEFFKHQIEADTSSAYGKGFRLGNEAVLKYGLRSTLDHIQMTGSFPY, encoded by the exons ATGGGTTGGTTATCCAAGTTGCTTAAGGGCTCTAACCATAGAACTTCAAGAGGGCAATACCATGGCAAATATGGAGAGGACAGAATTTGGGATAACCATCATGCTTCAGTG GATGATTTGAACGATGTTGAGAAAGAAGACATTGATTGTGCAATTGCACTCTCTCTGTCAGAGCAGGATCAGAAAGGAAAAAGTGTTGTTG AGGACGACTCTCAATCCGAAGAAGATGAACAACTTTGTAAAGTTGATGATGAGGAAGATGAGCATACTTGTACAGttcaacaacaagaagaagaacatCTTGATAAGGTTCGGCCGGATGAAGATGATGAACATCTTTCTAAAGATCAACTTGAGGAAGATGAGCAACTTGCCAGGGCAATCCAAGAAAGTTTGAACATTGATTCTCCTCCTAGTCCTAGATATGAGAATGATTCTATTTTCCAACCTTTATCAAACCTCTTTCCACCAGGATACAG AATCTGTGCTGGATGCAAAGCTGAAATTGGGCATGGAAGATTTTTAAGTTGCATGGGAGCTGTTTGGCATCCACAATGTTTTCGCTGCAATGCTTGCAATCTTCCAATAACAGATTATGAG TTTTCCATGTCTAGCAATTGCCCCTACCATAAATCTTGCTACAGGGAGCAACACCACCCAAGATGTGATGTTTGCAATAACTTT ATTCCAACTAATTCAGCTGGTCTCATTGAGTATAGAGCTCATCCTTTCTGGCTACAAAAATACTGTCCATCACATGATCGAGATGGAACTCCTCGGTGTTGTAGCTGCGAAAGAATGGAG CCAAGGGATGCAAAGTATCTTTTGCTTGATGATGGTAGAAAGCTATGTTTAGAGTGTCTGGACTCATCAATCATGGATACTCATGAATGCCAACCTCTCTACCTTGAAATACAAGAGTTCTATGAAGGTTTAAACATGAAAGTTGAGCAGCAAGTTCCTATGCTTCTGGTTGAGAGACAAGCACTGAATGAGGCCATGGAGGGAGAAAAGAAT GGTCATCACCACTTGCCTGAAACTAGAGGACTGTGTTTGTCAGAAGAGCAAACTGTCACCTCG ATTTCAAGGAGACCAAAGATAGGAGCAGGCCATCGAGTCGTGGATATGGTAACAGAGCCTTTTAGACTGATCCGTCGATGTGAAGTGACAGCCATTCTTGTGTTGTATGGCCTTCCTAG GTTGTTGACAGGATCAATCCTGGCTCATGAGATGATGCATGCATGGCTCAGGCTTAAAG GTTATCCCAATCTGAGTCCAGAGGTTGAAGAAGGAATTTGCCAAGTCTTGGCTCATATGTGGTTAGATTCAGAAATATATTCTGCATCCGGTAGTGATTGTTCATCTTCGTCCTCATCATCgccttcctcctcctcctcatcctcctcctccgcGTCATCAAAGAAAGGCAAACGGTCTGATTTCGAGAAGAAGCTCGGTGAGTTTTTTAAGCACCAGATTGAGGCTGATACATCATCAGCTTATGGAAAAGGATTCAGGTTGGGAAACGAGGCAGTGCTCAAGTATGGTCTCAGAAGTACCCTTGATCATATCCAAATGACTGGAAGTTTTCcatattga
- the LOC130981739 gene encoding protein DA1-related 1-like isoform X3, producing the protein MGWLSKLLKGSNHRTSRGQYHGKYGEDRIWDNHHASVDDLNDVEKEDIDCAIALSLSEQDQKGKSVVVYDIAEDDSQSEEDEQLCKVDDEEDEHTCTVQQQEEEHLDKVRPDEDDEHLSKDQLEEDEQLARAIQESLNIDSPPSPRYENDSIFQPLSNLFPPGYRICAGCKAEIGHGRFLSCMGAVWHPQCFRCNACNLPITDYEFSMSSNCPYHKSCYREQHHPRCDVCNNFIPTNSAGLIEYRAHPFWLQKYCPSHDRDGTPRCCSCERMEPRDAKYLLLDDGRKLCLECLDSSIMDTHECQPLYLEIQEFYEGLNMKVEQQVPMLLVERQALNEAMEGEKNGHHHLPETRGLCLSEEQTVTSISRRPKIGAGHRVVDMVTEPFRLIRRCEVTAILVLYGLPRLLTGSILAHEMMHAWLRLKVMFLLQVIPI; encoded by the exons ATGGGTTGGTTATCCAAGTTGCTTAAGGGCTCTAACCATAGAACTTCAAGAGGGCAATACCATGGCAAATATGGAGAGGACAGAATTTGGGATAACCATCATGCTTCAGTG GATGATTTGAACGATGTTGAGAAAGAAGACATTGATTGTGCAATTGCACTCTCTCTGTCAGAGCAGGATCAGAAAGGAAAAAGTGTTGTTG TCTATGATATCGCAGAGGACGACTCTCAATCCGAAGAAGATGAACAACTTTGTAAAGTTGATGATGAGGAAGATGAGCATACTTGTACAGttcaacaacaagaagaagaacatCTTGATAAGGTTCGGCCGGATGAAGATGATGAACATCTTTCTAAAGATCAACTTGAGGAAGATGAGCAACTTGCCAGGGCAATCCAAGAAAGTTTGAACATTGATTCTCCTCCTAGTCCTAGATATGAGAATGATTCTATTTTCCAACCTTTATCAAACCTCTTTCCACCAGGATACAG AATCTGTGCTGGATGCAAAGCTGAAATTGGGCATGGAAGATTTTTAAGTTGCATGGGAGCTGTTTGGCATCCACAATGTTTTCGCTGCAATGCTTGCAATCTTCCAATAACAGATTATGAG TTTTCCATGTCTAGCAATTGCCCCTACCATAAATCTTGCTACAGGGAGCAACACCACCCAAGATGTGATGTTTGCAATAACTTT ATTCCAACTAATTCAGCTGGTCTCATTGAGTATAGAGCTCATCCTTTCTGGCTACAAAAATACTGTCCATCACATGATCGAGATGGAACTCCTCGGTGTTGTAGCTGCGAAAGAATGGAG CCAAGGGATGCAAAGTATCTTTTGCTTGATGATGGTAGAAAGCTATGTTTAGAGTGTCTGGACTCATCAATCATGGATACTCATGAATGCCAACCTCTCTACCTTGAAATACAAGAGTTCTATGAAGGTTTAAACATGAAAGTTGAGCAGCAAGTTCCTATGCTTCTGGTTGAGAGACAAGCACTGAATGAGGCCATGGAGGGAGAAAAGAAT GGTCATCACCACTTGCCTGAAACTAGAGGACTGTGTTTGTCAGAAGAGCAAACTGTCACCTCG ATTTCAAGGAGACCAAAGATAGGAGCAGGCCATCGAGTCGTGGATATGGTAACAGAGCCTTTTAGACTGATCCGTCGATGTGAAGTGACAGCCATTCTTGTGTTGTATGGCCTTCCTAG GTTGTTGACAGGATCAATCCTGGCTCATGAGATGATGCATGCATGGCTCAGGCTTAAAG TTATGTTTCTTTTACAGGTTATCCCAATCTGA
- the LOC130981739 gene encoding protein DA1-related 1-like isoform X1, which produces MGWLSKLLKGSNHRTSRGQYHGKYGEDRIWDNHHASVDDLNDVEKEDIDCAIALSLSEQDQKGKSVVVYDIAEDDSQSEEDEQLCKVDDEEDEHTCTVQQQEEEHLDKVRPDEDDEHLSKDQLEEDEQLARAIQESLNIDSPPSPRYENDSIFQPLSNLFPPGYRICAGCKAEIGHGRFLSCMGAVWHPQCFRCNACNLPITDYEFSMSSNCPYHKSCYREQHHPRCDVCNNFIPTNSAGLIEYRAHPFWLQKYCPSHDRDGTPRCCSCERMEPRDAKYLLLDDGRKLCLECLDSSIMDTHECQPLYLEIQEFYEGLNMKVEQQVPMLLVERQALNEAMEGEKNGHHHLPETRGLCLSEEQTVTSISRRPKIGAGHRVVDMVTEPFRLIRRCEVTAILVLYGLPRLLTGSILAHEMMHAWLRLKGYPNLSPEVEEGICQVLAHMWLDSEIYSASGSDCSSSSSSSPSSSSSSSSSASSKKGKRSDFEKKLGEFFKHQIEADTSSAYGKGFRLGNEAVLKYGLRSTLDHIQMTGSFPY; this is translated from the exons ATGGGTTGGTTATCCAAGTTGCTTAAGGGCTCTAACCATAGAACTTCAAGAGGGCAATACCATGGCAAATATGGAGAGGACAGAATTTGGGATAACCATCATGCTTCAGTG GATGATTTGAACGATGTTGAGAAAGAAGACATTGATTGTGCAATTGCACTCTCTCTGTCAGAGCAGGATCAGAAAGGAAAAAGTGTTGTTG TCTATGATATCGCAGAGGACGACTCTCAATCCGAAGAAGATGAACAACTTTGTAAAGTTGATGATGAGGAAGATGAGCATACTTGTACAGttcaacaacaagaagaagaacatCTTGATAAGGTTCGGCCGGATGAAGATGATGAACATCTTTCTAAAGATCAACTTGAGGAAGATGAGCAACTTGCCAGGGCAATCCAAGAAAGTTTGAACATTGATTCTCCTCCTAGTCCTAGATATGAGAATGATTCTATTTTCCAACCTTTATCAAACCTCTTTCCACCAGGATACAG AATCTGTGCTGGATGCAAAGCTGAAATTGGGCATGGAAGATTTTTAAGTTGCATGGGAGCTGTTTGGCATCCACAATGTTTTCGCTGCAATGCTTGCAATCTTCCAATAACAGATTATGAG TTTTCCATGTCTAGCAATTGCCCCTACCATAAATCTTGCTACAGGGAGCAACACCACCCAAGATGTGATGTTTGCAATAACTTT ATTCCAACTAATTCAGCTGGTCTCATTGAGTATAGAGCTCATCCTTTCTGGCTACAAAAATACTGTCCATCACATGATCGAGATGGAACTCCTCGGTGTTGTAGCTGCGAAAGAATGGAG CCAAGGGATGCAAAGTATCTTTTGCTTGATGATGGTAGAAAGCTATGTTTAGAGTGTCTGGACTCATCAATCATGGATACTCATGAATGCCAACCTCTCTACCTTGAAATACAAGAGTTCTATGAAGGTTTAAACATGAAAGTTGAGCAGCAAGTTCCTATGCTTCTGGTTGAGAGACAAGCACTGAATGAGGCCATGGAGGGAGAAAAGAAT GGTCATCACCACTTGCCTGAAACTAGAGGACTGTGTTTGTCAGAAGAGCAAACTGTCACCTCG ATTTCAAGGAGACCAAAGATAGGAGCAGGCCATCGAGTCGTGGATATGGTAACAGAGCCTTTTAGACTGATCCGTCGATGTGAAGTGACAGCCATTCTTGTGTTGTATGGCCTTCCTAG GTTGTTGACAGGATCAATCCTGGCTCATGAGATGATGCATGCATGGCTCAGGCTTAAAG GTTATCCCAATCTGAGTCCAGAGGTTGAAGAAGGAATTTGCCAAGTCTTGGCTCATATGTGGTTAGATTCAGAAATATATTCTGCATCCGGTAGTGATTGTTCATCTTCGTCCTCATCATCgccttcctcctcctcctcatcctcctcctccgcGTCATCAAAGAAAGGCAAACGGTCTGATTTCGAGAAGAAGCTCGGTGAGTTTTTTAAGCACCAGATTGAGGCTGATACATCATCAGCTTATGGAAAAGGATTCAGGTTGGGAAACGAGGCAGTGCTCAAGTATGGTCTCAGAAGTACCCTTGATCATATCCAAATGACTGGAAGTTTTCcatattga